The following coding sequences lie in one Xanthomonas hyacinthi genomic window:
- a CDS encoding aldo/keto reductase, with translation MHYRRLGATGLQLSALSFGAWINFGGQIGRDEARNLIAAAWDHGVNFFDNAEVYAQGRAEQVMGDVIADLRLPRDGYCVSSKVYFGAVDAPRPTQRGLSRKHVTDACHAALKRLRVDYLDLYYCHRPDADTPVEETVRAMDALVRQGKVLYWGTSEWPAERIREAAQVAQALGLQGPSMEQPQYNLLHRQRVEQEYAPLYAELGLGTTIWSPLASGLLTGKYNDGIDPASRLGQAGNAWLHDEVIGPPAQRRVERARRFTALAAAQGVAPAALAIAWCLRNPQVSTVILGASRVAQLLQNFDALQLAAREDPAWWAQVEAAVA, from the coding sequence ATGCACTACCGTCGCCTTGGCGCCACCGGCTTGCAGCTGTCGGCGCTGTCGTTCGGCGCCTGGATCAACTTCGGCGGACAGATCGGCCGCGACGAAGCGCGCAACCTGATCGCCGCCGCCTGGGACCACGGGGTCAACTTCTTCGACAACGCCGAGGTCTACGCGCAGGGCCGCGCCGAGCAGGTGATGGGCGATGTGATCGCCGATCTGCGGCTGCCGCGCGATGGCTATTGCGTGTCCAGCAAGGTCTACTTCGGCGCGGTCGACGCACCGCGCCCGACCCAGCGCGGGCTGTCGCGCAAGCACGTCACCGACGCCTGCCATGCCGCGCTGAAGCGGCTACGGGTGGACTACCTGGACCTGTACTACTGCCATCGTCCCGACGCCGACACGCCGGTGGAGGAAACCGTACGCGCGATGGACGCGCTGGTCCGGCAGGGCAAGGTGTTGTACTGGGGCACCTCCGAGTGGCCGGCCGAACGCATCCGCGAAGCGGCGCAGGTGGCGCAGGCGCTCGGCCTGCAGGGGCCGTCGATGGAGCAGCCGCAGTACAACCTGCTGCACCGCCAGCGCGTGGAGCAGGAATACGCGCCGCTGTACGCCGAACTCGGCCTCGGCACCACGATCTGGTCGCCGCTGGCCTCGGGCCTGCTGACCGGCAAGTACAACGACGGCATCGATCCGGCCTCGCGCCTGGGCCAGGCCGGCAACGCCTGGCTGCACGACGAGGTGATCGGGCCGCCGGCGCAGCGCCGCGTGGAGCGTGCGCGCCGCTTCACCGCGCTGGCCGCCGCGCAGGGCGTGGCGCCGGCGGCGCTGGCGATCGCCTGGTGCCTGCGCAATCCGCAGGTGTCCACGGTGATCCTCGGCGCCAGCCGCGTCGCCCAGTTGCTGCAGAACTTCGACGCGCTGCAACTGGCCGCGCGCGAAGATCCGGCGTGGTGGGCGCAGGTCGAGGCGGCGGTGGCCTGA
- a CDS encoding NupC/NupG family nucleoside CNT transporter: protein MVEGLGRIGFGLFGLAVLIGITWLFSNNKRAVDWQLVATGLILQIGFASLVLLVPGGRQVFDWLGQLFVKVLSFVNEGSSFIFGSLMDTKTYGFIFAFQVLPTIIFFSALMGVLYHLGVMQAVVRVMAWAITKVMRVSGAETTSVCASVFIGQTEAPLTVRPYIPKMTESELLTMMIGGMAHIAGGVLAAYVGMLGGSDPEQQAFYAKHLLAASIMAAPATLVVAKLLIPETGTPLTRGTVKMDVEKTTSNIIDAAAAGAGDGLRLALNIGAMLLAFIALIALVNAPLTWLGDATGLAAAIGRPTNLSTLFGYLLAPIAWVIGTPWADATTVGALIGQKVVLNEFVAYSELSKIVKGQIPGMRLSEEGRLIATYALCGFANFSSIAIQIGGIGGLAPERRQDLARFGLRAVLGGSIATFMTATIAGVLSHFS, encoded by the coding sequence ATGGTCGAGGGTTTGGGGAGGATCGGCTTCGGCCTGTTCGGGTTGGCGGTGTTGATCGGGATCACCTGGCTGTTCTCGAACAACAAGCGTGCGGTCGATTGGCAGCTGGTCGCGACCGGCCTGATCCTGCAGATCGGCTTCGCCTCGCTGGTGCTGCTGGTGCCCGGCGGACGCCAGGTCTTCGACTGGCTGGGACAGCTGTTCGTGAAGGTGCTGAGCTTCGTCAACGAAGGCTCCAGCTTCATCTTCGGCAGCCTGATGGACACCAAGACCTACGGCTTCATCTTCGCCTTCCAGGTGCTGCCGACGATCATCTTCTTCTCGGCGCTGATGGGCGTGCTCTACCACCTGGGGGTGATGCAGGCGGTGGTGCGGGTGATGGCCTGGGCCATCACCAAGGTGATGCGCGTGTCCGGCGCGGAGACCACCAGCGTCTGCGCCAGCGTGTTCATCGGCCAGACCGAGGCGCCGCTGACGGTGCGCCCGTACATCCCGAAGATGACCGAATCCGAGCTGCTGACGATGATGATCGGCGGCATGGCGCACATCGCCGGCGGCGTGCTGGCCGCCTACGTGGGCATGCTCGGCGGCAGCGATCCGGAGCAGCAGGCGTTCTACGCCAAGCATCTGTTGGCGGCGAGCATCATGGCCGCGCCGGCGACGCTGGTGGTGGCCAAGCTGCTGATCCCGGAGACCGGCACCCCGCTGACCCGCGGCACGGTCAAGATGGACGTGGAGAAGACCACCAGCAACATCATCGACGCGGCCGCCGCCGGCGCCGGCGACGGCCTGCGCCTGGCGCTGAACATCGGCGCGATGCTGCTGGCCTTCATCGCGCTGATCGCGCTGGTCAACGCGCCGCTGACCTGGCTCGGCGACGCCACCGGCCTGGCCGCGGCGATCGGCCGCCCGACCAACCTGTCCACCCTCTTCGGCTACCTGCTGGCGCCGATCGCCTGGGTGATCGGCACGCCGTGGGCGGATGCGACCACGGTCGGCGCGCTGATCGGGCAGAAGGTCGTGCTCAACGAATTCGTCGCCTACAGCGAGCTGTCGAAAATCGTCAAGGGCCAGATTCCCGGCATGCGACTGAGCGAGGAAGGCCGGCTGATCGCCACCTACGCGCTGTGCGGCTTCGCCAACTTCAGCTCGATCGCGATCCAGATCGGTGGCATCGGCGGGCTGGCCCCGGAGCGGCGCCAGGACCTGGCGCGGTTCGGCCTGCGCGCGGTGCTGGGCGGCTCGATCGCCACCTTCATGACCGCCACCATCGCCGGCGTGCTGTCGCACTTCAGCTGA
- a CDS encoding ribokinase, which produces MSSVIVVGSFNVDHVWRCETLPAPGATIAGRYSTGPGGKGFNQAVAAARAGARTTFVCALGDDPGGAMARALAAQDGIDLAAEASTEPTGTGGIYVDGHGRNTIVIGAGANAALSLGFVQAQRALLGSARVLLAQLESPIETIEATLALARETGLTTVLNAAPANAQTSIGLLKLADVLTPNETEFAALLTRHVGERVDADDVAATDGGSLHALCRKLLPGGTVVVTLGAVGAFISHPEDRQRGDAQPYYRIGAEAAQTVDTTGAGDAFNGALVASLAQSPNAGFATHVRFANHYAARSTEAEGAAASMPRLVPEAG; this is translated from the coding sequence ATGAGTTCAGTCATCGTCGTCGGTTCGTTCAATGTCGACCACGTCTGGCGCTGCGAAACCCTGCCCGCCCCGGGCGCGACCATCGCCGGCCGCTACAGCACCGGCCCCGGCGGCAAGGGCTTCAACCAGGCGGTGGCGGCCGCGCGCGCCGGCGCCCGCACCACCTTCGTGTGCGCGCTCGGCGACGACCCCGGCGGCGCGATGGCGCGCGCGCTGGCGGCGCAGGACGGCATCGACCTGGCCGCCGAGGCCAGCACCGAGCCGACCGGCACCGGCGGCATCTACGTCGATGGCCACGGCCGCAACACCATCGTCATCGGCGCCGGCGCCAATGCCGCGCTGAGCCTGGGCTTCGTGCAGGCGCAGCGCGCGCTGCTGGGGTCGGCGCGGGTGCTGCTGGCGCAGCTGGAATCGCCGATCGAGACCATCGAGGCGACCCTGGCGCTGGCGCGCGAGACCGGCCTGACCACCGTGCTCAACGCCGCGCCGGCCAATGCGCAGACCAGCATCGGCCTGCTCAAGCTGGCCGACGTGCTGACCCCGAACGAAACCGAGTTCGCCGCGCTGCTGACGCGCCACGTCGGCGAGCGCGTGGATGCCGACGACGTCGCCGCCACCGATGGCGGCAGCCTGCACGCGCTGTGCCGCAAGCTGCTGCCGGGCGGCACCGTGGTGGTGACGCTGGGCGCGGTGGGCGCGTTCATCTCGCACCCCGAAGATCGCCAGCGCGGCGATGCGCAGCCGTATTACCGCATCGGCGCGGAGGCCGCGCAGACCGTGGACACCACCGGCGCCGGCGATGCGTTCAACGGCGCGCTGGTGGCCTCGCTGGCGCAATCGCCGAACGCCGGCTTCGCCACCCACGTGCGCTTCGCCAACCACTACGCGGCGCGTTCGACCGAGGCCGAAGGCGCGGCGGCGTCGATGCCGCGGCTGGTGCCGGAGGCCGGCTGA